TTTACAATGTTGTCAAAAATAACTAGAGCTATTCTTGTTTGTTACCAACCACTGGAAATTagtaagtaaaatataaatattttaccCTTACTATGAAGACCGGAGGAACGAAGATCTGTTAAAATCACCCTTAGGATTACACAGAACTTTAATTTTGTACACTAAATTTATAATTTAGAGCATGCTTTTATACCATTTTTAGCAcacaatattttcaaatacatttcttaaaaatacaagaaataattaagACTGCCCATGTAAGATTTCATCTGTGCTCTGATCACTAGCTCTTGTGTTACACAGCATTGCAGTTTGGCTAATTTTGGATGACCTATTCCACATTTGCAGAAGATATATAATAAAGGGCCAGATTCAGCTTGTAGTATGTTGCAACATCTTGTTAATACAGTAATTTATTTGtcacagtacaaaaaaaattaattccccccaattatttgtaaatataatacatatatataatccatttatattattcatttttaataattattttcttgggAAACAACTCTTATGTTATCTCTAAAGATTGCCAGAAAGAGAAATATTCCCGTACCAAATGAAAACGCAAGTAACTCGAGCAACTGTAGTTTTACTTGTCCGAAAGGTACCATTACTTTCAGCACACACATTTCTCACATTTTACCCGTAAAGAAAAGACCTCCAGCCGGGCTCCCAACACCGGCAGTCCAGCCTTCGCGCTGCAGCGAGGTGCTGGTCAGCCTTTGGGAAGGGCGGCTCGCCCCGGCTCCGCAGAGCTCATGCAGATGCTCCCCAGGCGAGCCCAGTCCGTGCTCGGCCCCGTCCTGCAGTTCCTCCGGCTGGTAATGCGCTGGTTTTCCTCAGCACGGAAGGCAGGATCGGACCATCGGCTGCTCAGAACCAAATCACCTCGGCACTCCTTTGCACGCCGACATCTGCTCATGAAACGCACCACTACGTGCACGTGCGAAGCAAGCGCCTGCTTGCACCGGCTCCTAGAGGGACCTGCTTATGTCTGCCAGGGGCTGAGGTGTCAGTTCACCTGGAAGCCAATTTGCCTTTAAGTGGGGGGGTGTCCAGATTTTTCATGAACAACCATCGTAATCTGAAAGCATAATCATGCACACATCAGTAAGCCTACCTTTTGCAAAACACCGGCACTCAAAGACTGAATCATAAATGCTACCAAACTATCAAATAATTACCAACACTAGAAGTagatgaagaaataataaaactgtaAAGGTGAGATAACTGCATCGTGACTCTGATTTAAATAGTCGTTTACCACGCCAAGTGAGCAAAAGGCTAGGTATGTGGACTGAGCCTCATAAGAGAAGATactgctcttatttttatttcctatttttaaagaaaggctaATTGAGAACATTTTTGAATGTGGGAGACTAAGTCATTAAAAGAGAAGCACTTGaattgctttcttcctttaggggatttacttcattttattttgtctaaCACAAGtcagaaagaaataagaatactGTAAAGAGATGGAAAGCTGAATTTTGACacattattttccattaaaattcttCCACATACTTTGCTAAGCTTTTTCTAAAATCAGAAAATGAGGCTTTACCTAAAACAAATCTGAGACACTGGCAGATTTTCCTCACACCCTTGTAGCACTACAGTGTCCTACTGTCTCAAAGAGGAGGACTTTTTTCAAACTGTTCCCAAACCTTTCACATTTGTTCACAAACTGGTATCTCCGTTCTGTTTATACTCTGATAAAATATTGAGAGTCATTTCCTCGCTTTTAGACTGCACGTTGTGTTCACTTCTTCTGGATGATTTCCTGGTCGCCCTGGAAAGCCGCCTTCGAAAGGTATCACCTGCCAGAAAGTAAAGAATAGGGTCGACGCAGCTGTTGAGGCTGGCCAGACCCCTCGTCACTTGGTAAGTGGCATAAACCTTATCGTTGAAGGCACACATTTGTGGAGTCTGAAAATCCACCCTGGCTCTTAGATTTAAGGTCTTCATCACATGGAAGGGAAGGTAAGACACAGCAAAGACCGTCAACACAATAATAACCAGGTAAATCGATTTTCTCCTGAGAGGAGAATTGTCCAAATCTTTGTAAATCAAAGCTTTCACAATCAGCCCATAGCAACCAAGAATCACGATGAACGGGATGCAGAACATAAATACGGTGGTACACATGCTGTAAATGAAGTAACTTCTCAGGTAATCATCGGCTGTTGTGTCGTAGCACGTtatggttttatttctccttatCCCCG
The sequence above is drawn from the Chroicocephalus ridibundus chromosome 6, bChrRid1.1, whole genome shotgun sequence genome and encodes:
- the P2RY1 gene encoding P2Y purinoceptor 1, translating into MTEVLFSAALNGTEPNLLSSSGWSAGNATTKCSLTKTGFQFYYLPTVYILVFITGFLGNSVAIWMFVFHMRPWSGISVYMFNLALADFLYVLTLPALIFYYFNKTDWIFGDIMCKLQRFIFHVNLYGSILFLTCISVHRYTGVVHPLKSLGRLKKKNAVYISTLVWVIVVAVISPILFYSGTGIRRNKTITCYDTTADDYLRSYFIYSMCTTVFMFCIPFIVILGCYGLIVKALIYKDLDNSPLRRKSIYLVIIVLTVFAVSYLPFHVMKTLNLRARVDFQTPQMCAFNDKVYATYQVTRGLASLNSCVDPILYFLAGDTFRRRLSRATRKSSRRSEHNVQSKSEEMTLNILSEYKQNGDTSL